A window of the Gammaproteobacteria bacterium genome harbors these coding sequences:
- a CDS encoding Mth938-like domain-containing protein translates to MKIQLENTGSHNVIRSYAPGCVTVNQDSYAGSVIVTPDRIIADWPPQTLADLTAEHIEAIAALNPEVILLGTGNRLRFPASEVTRALASAQVGFEVMDTGAACRTYNVLMGEGRRVVAALLPITKT, encoded by the coding sequence ATGAAAATTCAGCTTGAAAACACCGGCAGTCACAATGTTATTCGCTCTTACGCGCCCGGCTGCGTTACCGTCAACCAGGATTCGTACGCCGGTAGCGTAATCGTCACACCCGATCGCATTATCGCCGATTGGCCGCCACAAACGTTGGCCGATTTAACCGCTGAGCATATCGAGGCAATTGCCGCGCTGAACCCTGAGGTCATATTGCTCGGCACCGGTAACCGCCTGCGTTTTCCCGCGTCTGAGGTCACGCGCGCGCTAGCCTCGGCCCAAGTCGGTTTTGAGGTGATGGACACGGGCGCTGCGTGTCGCACATACAATGTTTTGATGGGTGAAGGTAGGCGCGTGGTGGCGGCGCTGTTGCCGATTACCAAAACTTAA
- the alaC gene encoding alanine transaminase produces MDDFPRIKRLPPYVFNIVTELKAQARQRGEDIIDFGMGNPDGATPKHIVDKLVDAAQREDTHRYSVSRGIPRLRRAICAWYQSRFNVELDQDREAIVTIGSKEGLAHLALATVDKGDAVLVPNPSYPIHAYGFVIAGADIRHVPLVPGGDFFAELEKAIRDSWPKPKMLVLNFPANPTGQCVDLAFFAKVIAIAREHRIWVIQDLAYADIVFDGYVAPSILQVPGAKDIAVEFFTLSKSYNMPGWRVGFMCGNETLVAALAKLKSYFDYGTFTPIQVAAIRALEGPQDCLQEICAIYQNRRDVLCNGLIAAGWQVDKPRATMFVWARIPEPYRAMGSLEFAKKLLTEAKVAVSPGIGFGEYGNEYVRFSLIENEHRTRQAIRSIRDVLRQERLLTEQRRGSA; encoded by the coding sequence ATGGACGATTTTCCACGCATCAAGCGACTTCCACCCTACGTCTTCAACATCGTCACCGAGTTGAAGGCCCAAGCGCGCCAGCGCGGCGAAGACATTATCGATTTTGGCATGGGCAATCCGGATGGTGCCACGCCGAAGCATATTGTCGATAAATTGGTGGACGCGGCGCAACGCGAAGACACCCATCGCTACTCGGTTTCGCGCGGCATTCCGCGTCTGCGTCGGGCAATCTGCGCCTGGTACCAGAGCCGCTTTAATGTCGAGCTCGATCAGGACCGCGAGGCGATCGTCACTATCGGCTCGAAAGAAGGGCTGGCGCATTTGGCGTTGGCGACCGTGGACAAGGGCGACGCGGTATTGGTGCCCAATCCGTCTTATCCGATCCATGCCTATGGTTTCGTTATCGCCGGCGCCGATATTCGCCACGTGCCGCTCGTGCCGGGCGGCGATTTCTTTGCCGAGCTCGAAAAGGCAATTCGCGATTCGTGGCCGAAGCCGAAGATGCTGGTATTGAATTTTCCGGCGAATCCCACGGGGCAGTGCGTCGATCTCGCGTTCTTCGCAAAGGTCATCGCCATCGCCCGTGAGCATCGCATTTGGGTGATTCAGGATCTCGCTTACGCTGACATCGTGTTCGATGGTTATGTGGCACCGTCGATTTTGCAGGTTCCCGGCGCTAAAGATATCGCCGTCGAATTTTTTACGTTGTCGAAGAGCTATAACATGCCCGGCTGGCGTGTCGGCTTTATGTGCGGCAACGAAACGCTGGTGGCGGCGTTGGCCAAGCTCAAGTCCTATTTCGACTACGGCACGTTCACACCGATTCAAGTGGCGGCGATTCGGGCGCTCGAAGGTCCGCAGGATTGCCTGCAGGAAATCTGCGCGATCTATCAAAATCGGCGCGATGTATTGTGCAATGGCCTAATCGCTGCCGGTTGGCAGGTCGACAAGCCGCGCGCAACTATGTTCGTATGGGCGCGCATTCCCGAGCCGTATCGGGCGATGGGTTCGCTTGAATTCGCCAAAAAATTACTGACCGAGGCCAAGGTGGCGGTGTCTCCCGGCATCGGTTTTGGTGAATATGGCAATGAGTATGTGCGGTTCTCACTAATCGAGAACGAGCATCGGACTCGCCAGGCGATACGTTCGATACGCGACGTATTGCGGCAAGAACGTTTACTGACAGAACAACGGCGGGGTAGTGCATGA
- a CDS encoding homoserine dehydrogenase: MSRSTSKSAVPEAGAAPVRIGLLGLGTVGSGTLTVLSRNCEEITRRAGRRIEVIKASARDITKPRAGPTQGIELLADPMQVVRDPQVEVVVELIGGYEPARTLVLEAIAQGKHVVTANKALIALHGNEIFRAAQAKGVMVAFEAAVAGGIPIIKTLREGLSANRIEWLAGIINGTSNFILTEMRDKGADFADVLAQAQQLGYAEADPTFDVEGIDAAHKLCILAAIAFGIPLNFKDIYVEGISRVTRADVAYAEELGYRLKLLGIARRSSSGVELRVHPTLIPERRLIANVDGAMNAVLVKGDAVGPTLFYGAGAGAEPTASAVVADLVDVVRTLTTDPTHRVPHLAFQPDALVDLPILPMAQVETSYYLRLHAEDRPGVLADVTRILADLDISIEAILQKEPAEGESVVPIIILTHRVAEQAMNTAISRIEQLGSIRGSVARIRLEHLRANWQ; this comes from the coding sequence ATGAGTCGTTCCACTTCAAAATCAGCCGTGCCGGAAGCCGGCGCTGCTCCGGTTCGTATCGGATTGTTGGGTCTAGGCACCGTCGGCAGCGGTACGTTGACCGTGTTGTCGCGCAATTGCGAAGAGATTACGCGTCGTGCCGGCCGTCGCATCGAGGTTATCAAGGCATCGGCGCGCGATATTACCAAGCCGCGTGCGGGTCCGACGCAGGGCATCGAATTGTTGGCCGACCCCATGCAGGTGGTGCGCGATCCGCAGGTCGAGGTCGTGGTCGAGTTGATCGGCGGCTACGAGCCGGCGCGCACGTTGGTGCTCGAAGCGATCGCCCAAGGTAAGCACGTCGTCACCGCCAACAAGGCGTTGATCGCGTTACACGGCAACGAGATTTTCCGCGCTGCCCAAGCCAAGGGTGTGATGGTCGCGTTCGAGGCGGCGGTTGCCGGCGGCATTCCTATCATCAAGACATTGCGCGAAGGATTATCGGCTAATCGCATTGAGTGGTTGGCTGGCATCATCAACGGTACCAGCAATTTTATCCTCACCGAGATGCGCGATAAGGGCGCGGACTTCGCCGACGTGCTGGCGCAAGCGCAGCAGCTCGGTTATGCCGAAGCTGATCCGACCTTCGATGTCGAAGGAATCGATGCGGCCCACAAGCTTTGCATTCTCGCCGCCATTGCTTTCGGTATCCCGCTCAATTTCAAAGATATCTACGTAGAAGGTATCAGCCGCGTCACTCGCGCCGATGTCGCCTACGCCGAAGAGCTCGGTTATCGCTTGAAGCTGCTCGGCATCGCTCGGCGTTCGAGCAGCGGCGTCGAGCTGCGTGTACATCCGACACTTATCCCGGAACGCCGGTTGATCGCTAACGTCGATGGCGCAATGAACGCCGTGCTGGTGAAAGGCGATGCGGTCGGACCGACGCTATTTTACGGCGCCGGTGCCGGCGCCGAGCCGACGGCATCGGCGGTTGTCGCCGATTTGGTCGACGTCGTACGCACATTGACGACCGACCCGACGCATCGAGTGCCGCACCTGGCATTCCAGCCGGATGCATTGGTCGATCTGCCGATCCTGCCGATGGCCCAGGTAGAGACGTCGTACTATCTGCGGCTGCATGCCGAGGATCGTCCTGGCGTCTTGGCCGACGTGACCCGCATCCTTGCCGACCTCGATATCAGCATCGAGGCGATTCTGCAGAAGGAGCCGGCGGAAGGGGAAAGTGTGGTGCCGATCATCATTCTGACGCATCGTGTCGCCGAACAAGCGATGAACACTGCTATTTCACGGATCGAGCAGCTCGGTTCTATCCGCGGTAGTGTCGCCCGCATTCGCCTCGAGCACCTGCGCGCCAACTGGCAGTAA
- a CDS encoding STAS domain-containing protein — MESVQVTCHADRTELVLQGLLDVPRVRAVYQSLNQALVRALPVELHAADVERVDAAGLQLLLAFYRTARDRGLAPHWRSVSTALRNGSEALGITGALELPT; from the coding sequence ATGGAATCCGTCCAAGTGACGTGCCACGCCGACCGTACGGAACTGGTTCTCCAGGGTTTGCTGGATGTGCCCCGGGTGCGTGCCGTTTATCAATCGTTGAACCAAGCGTTGGTGCGGGCATTGCCCGTCGAGCTGCATGCGGCTGATGTTGAACGCGTCGATGCCGCCGGCCTGCAGTTGTTGCTCGCGTTTTATCGCACGGCGCGCGACCGCGGCTTAGCACCGCATTGGCGTTCGGTCAGCACGGCGTTGCGCAACGGCAGTGAAGCGTTGGGCATCACCGGTGCCTTGGAGTTGCCGACATGA